One Mytilus trossulus isolate FHL-02 chromosome 5, PNRI_Mtr1.1.1.hap1, whole genome shotgun sequence DNA segment encodes these proteins:
- the LOC134718789 gene encoding zinc finger protein 883-like: MSNKQNTDVCMTLDETTGFMIVKFDGTTTSVISPLEEVTTVADCMIATLDETTGFMIANLDETTTLGTFPLDETTSPDNSPLDETAKSMISPLDKTTSQLVQEDMKGMRQKLHGHVKTNTGEKPFQCNICGESFKVKQTSYYRHIKTHTEEKPHKCNVCGERFNQRSFYRHVKTHTEEKPHKCNVCGERFTQSSFYRHVKIHTDEKPFICDVCGEGFFRKRKLQAHKRIHINENSFKCEICYKGFKSKYTLQGHMRIHTGDKPFKCEICFKGFSNKQVLKAHIRTHNGDKPFKCEVCGKTFVVKGRLKNHSRIHTGERPFKCNRCGKDFSDRSAFSRHMKLHTGDKPHKCDVCGQRFFRNQHLQTHMRKHTGDRPYKCNLCGKMLNHCQSLKLHMRTHTGDKPYKCDVCGRGFSQSGNLQKHMITHAEDTPYKCDVCGKMFRHCQSLKGHMRTHTGHSKTGNKPYKCDVCGKVFSHGKSLKEHTRLHTDDKTYKCDVCDKVFSKRQSLKLHMRTHTCDKPYKCEVCGKGFIVNSSLQVHMRTHTGDKPYKCQVCGKGFGVNGNLQRHMRTHTGDKPFKCEVCGKSFSVNGSLQDHMRTHTGDKPFKCDVCGKVFSHRQILKEHMRLHTNDKPNKCDVCDKVFSYRRGLKVHMRTHTGDKLYKCDVCGKGFSQNGNLQRHMRTHRR, from the coding sequence ATGTCGAACAAGCAAAATACAGACGTGTGTATGACCCTTGATGAGACTACAGGTTTCAtgattgttaaatttgatggaACAACAACTTCTGTGATTTCACCCCTTGAAGAGGTGACTACAGTTGCAGATTGCATGATTGCAACCCTTGACGAGACTACAGGTTTCATGATTGCAAACCTTGATGAAACAACAACTCTCGGTACTTTTCCCCTTGATGAAACAACAAGTCCCGACAATTCACCCCTTGACGAGACCGCAAAGTCCATGATATCACCTCTTGACAAGACTACCAGTCAATTAGTTCAAGAGGACATGAAAGGAATGCGACAAAAATTACACGGGCACGTTAAAACAAATACCGGAGAAAAACCTTTTCAATGTAATATATGTGGTGAAAGTTTTAAAGTAAAACAGACTTCTTATTATAGACACATAAAAACACACACTGAAGAAAAGCCACATAAATGTAATGTATGCGGTGAAAGGTTTAATCAGCGTTCCTTTTATAGACACGTTAAAACACACACGGAAGAAAAACCCCATAAATGTAATGTATGCGGTGAAAGGTTTACACAGAGTTCCTTTTATAGACACGTAAAAATACACACTGACGAAAAACCTTTTATCTGTGATGTTTGTGGTGAAGGGTTTTTCAGGAAACGAAAGTTACAAGCACATAAAAGAATACACATTAATGAAAACTCTTTCAAATGTGAAATATGCTATAAaggatttaaatcaaaatatacttTACAGGGACACATGCGAATACACACGGGTGATAAACCTTTTAAATGTGAAATATGTTTCAAAGGATTTAGCAATAAACAGGTTTTGAAGGCACACATAAGAACACACAATGGCGATAAACCTTTTAAATGTGAAGTATGTGGTAAAACGTTTGTCGTTAAAGGCAGGTTAAAGAACCACTCTAGAATACATACTGGTGAAAGACCTTTTAAGTGCAATAGGTGTGGTAAAGATTTTAGTGACAGAAGTGCCTTTAGTAGACATATGAAATTGCATACTGGAGATAAACCTCACaaatgtgatgtatgtggtcAAAGATTTTTTAGAAATCAGCATTTACAAACACATATGAGAAAACACACTGGCGATAGACcatataaatgtaatttatgtgggaaaatgttaaatcattgtCAAAGCTTAAAGTTGCATATGAGAACACACACTGGTGATAAACCTTAtaaatgtgatgtatgtggtagaGGGTTTAGTCAGAGTGGTAACTTACAGAAACACATGATAACACATGCTGAAGATACACCCTAtaaatgtgatgtatgtggtaaaatGTTTAGGCATTGTCAAAGCTTAAAGGGACACATGAGAACACACACTGGACACTCAAAGACTGGAAATAAACCTTAtaaatgtgatgtatgtggCAAAGTGTTTAGTCATGGTAAAAGCTTAAAGGAACATACACGATTACATACTGAtgataaaacttataaatgtgATGTTTGCGATAAAGTGTTTAGTAAACGTCAAAGCTTAAAGTTACATATGAGAACACACACCTGTGATAAACCTTATAAATGTGAGGTATGTGGTAAAGGATTTATTGTGAATAGTAGCTTACAAGTACACATGAGAACACACACAGGagataaaccttataaatgTCAGGTATGTGGTAAAGGTTTTGGTGTGAATGGTAACTTACAGAGACACATGAGAACACACACAGGAGATAAACCTTTTAAATGTGAAGTATGTGGTAAAAGTTTTAGTGTGAATGGTAGCTTACAAGACCACATGAGAACACACACTGGAGATAAACCTTTTAAATGTGATGTCTGTGGTAAAGTGTTTAGTCATCGTCAAATCTTAAAGGAACACATGAGATTACATACTAATGATAAACCTAATAAATGTGATGTTTGCGATAAAGTGTTTAGTTATCGTCGAGGCTTAAAGGTACACATGAGAACACACACTGGTGACAAACTCTAtaaatgtgatgtatgtggtaaagggtTTAGTCAGAATGGTAACTTACAGAGACACATGAGAACACACAGGAGATAA
- the LOC134717886 gene encoding zinc finger protein OZF-like, whose amino-acid sequence MRTHTGDKPFKCDVCGKVFSYRQILKEHMRLHTNDKPNKYDVCDKVFNHRQILKEHMRLHTNDKPYKCDVCNKVFSYRQSLKLHMRTHTGDKLYKCDVCGKGFSQNGNLQRHMRTHGR is encoded by the coding sequence ATGAGAACACACACTGGAGATAAACCTTTTAAATGCGATGTGTGTGGAAAAGTTTTTAGTTATCGTCAAATCTTAAAGGAACACATGAGATTACATACTAATGATAAACCTAATAAATATGATGTTTGCGATAAAGTGTTTAATCATCGTCAAATCTTAAAGGAACACATGAGATTACATACTAATGATAAACCTTATAAATGTGATGTTTGCAATAAAGTGTTTAGTTATCGTCAAAGCTTAAAGTTACATATGAGAACACACACTGGTGATAAACTTTAtaaatgtgatgtatgtggtaaagggtTTAGTCAGAATGGTAACTTACAGAGACACATGAGAACACACGGGAGATAA